The window CGCCTTCAGAGGCAGTTTGGTTTGAGCCCCTTGATAACATTCCTATGAAATCAAAAATGACTTACAGTAAGCTGGCAGACTAAAACACATTTGGGAATAAGCATGGGGATGCAAAACTGAATTCCATTCAACATATTTGTTAGGCTTCAAATGTGTTTGAGTtggaaacactacatttaaacaTAACTGTGGTAACAGGAAGAATCCTCAGGGTACCTGTAAGCCTCCGTCTGCTCCTTCTTGTCTCGGCCTCTCTTGTTGTTTAAATTGGCTGCCAATAAGAGGAAGGAGTGAGGACGGAGAATATTTTTCAAGTGTTTCAAGGAACGCTGTGTCTCTGCTGCGATCTCCTCCCCAATCTGGACACTGATGGTTCCCTTATGTCCCTCCGCTGATGTATAGCTCTGTGTGAAACCCCATTTGAAGACTTTAGGATCACAGCACTTTCTGGATGAATTAAATCACGTCCATCTCCACTGTGACTTGTGGTCAAATAGTTGAGTTCAGAGACATAAATGGAAACGCCAGAGTTGGAGAGatacagataaaacaaaaaccctGTGTTGATACCGAGTCTCAGAAAATAACCTCTTTGGAGGATgaaaaaacaatcacatttttatgCATCCACCCCCTAAAATCACACCAGCCGCACAGCTCCATTAGCCGGCAAGATTGCAGCTGAAATGCGTTCACTTTTGGAGGACCTATAATGGATGACAGTTCACAGAACATTTTGTTCAGCCCTTAAAATTGTGCAAATTGTCTCTTTCCAACAACCTGTTTCAGTCAGAAGGCAGTTTGATGACTTATCCACAACAGAATCAAAAGGCTGGTTTCATGTGCCAGAGAAGTCTTTGTGTGCATGCTGTGAGAGCTAGTCTGAAGACACCGGTTTGATTTTCTGTCTCTAAGGTGCGCGTGGAAGGCCTGACGGGAAACATCCAGTTCGATCAACACGGCAAACGGGTCAACTACTCGGTGAATATCATGGAATTAAAGAGCAACGGCCCCGTAAAGGTaaacatctgttttattttaccttttggGTGGTTTGAATCTGAAGATACAGTCATTTAAAGCAGCACTCAGGATTAATCAAACATTTCATGGATCTCTGTTTATTTCCTCCCAACAGATCGGATACTGGAATGAAGTTGACAAAATGGCCGTCACCAAATCTGATGTCTTCGCAAACGACACGACAggaatggaaaacaaaacagttattGTCACCACCATCTTGGTAAATATTATAATACGATTATCTAATAAGTATAAACTGCTGTACTCGTGTTGAAGAAATGAGTTTGTGGTTCAACATCTGCTGCCACACTCTTAAAAGTCAAAGAGAATCTAAATCTATAATTCATCAATATTTGAATGTTGCAGTAAGAGAAGAATGTTTCCTGTTGTAGCACACCTCTACATGAATCTCATCTGCAAATTGCAGCCCACTATAACACCAGGCTACTAATGTCTTGCTGCAGGGATGTGATCAGTGCCCTGTTGTTCCCATAATGACCTGTCACCCTCATGTTAAACCCTCGTCTCTGCAGCTGCTTTATAAATTATAATCCAAACCTCTTGTGCTGAAcagtgttttcccttttttgtctCCGTCCTTCAGGAAGCTCCGTATGTGATGCTGAAAAAGAACGCCGACCTTTTCGTCGACAACGAGCGCTACGAGGGTTACTGTGTCGATCTGGCTGCGGAGATCGCGAAACACTGCGGCTTCAAATATCAACTGAAAATAGTGGGGGATGGGAAATACGGAGCCAGAGACGCTGAGACCAAAATCTGGAACGGGATGGTTGGAGAGCTGGTGTACGGGGTGAGTTTCTTTAACTGGATCCTTGATTTGCAAACCTCAACACAATGATTGTTCTCCAGAATTGAATTTTTGACACACAATATAATCCTGTTTAataacttcctgtttctttttgtttttgtcttttgtctgacAGAAAGCAGACATCGCCGTGGCTCCTCTGACCATCACTTTGGTGCGAGAGGAGGTGATCGACTTCTCCAAACCCTTCATGTCTCTGGGAATCTCCATCATGATAAAGAAGCCTCAAAAGTCCAAACCGGGAGTCTTCTCCTTCCTCGACCCGCTGGCCTACGAGATCTGGATGTGTATCGTGTTTGCCTACATCGGTGTGAGCGTGGTTCTGTTCCTCGTCAGCCGCTTCAGCCCGTATGAGTGGCACACTGAGGAGTACGAGGACGGGCAGATCCAGACCAATGAGTCGACTAACGAGTTTGGCATATTCAACAGCCTGTGGTTCTCCCTCGGAGCCTTCATGCGCCAAGGCTGTGACATCTCACCCCGGTAGGTCGGAAAAATCAACGACTGCTGagttttttacagtttaattgATGAAACGATAACCAGACTTCATGCACAGGCTACGAAACAGACCAGTGAagaaactttttaaaagttttcaaGGTCAGCGCTGGCAGTCGCAGTATATTGTCTCTCCTCACTGAATACAGTGTCGGGTTATGTCAGATATACAGTACTGTATAGATGTAATCACTTGTGAGAGCAGACTCTGAGGCTAATAAGGTTAGCATTGTGTATTCACAGAGATGAATCAACATGTCTTCTTCATCTCATCCTGAGGCAGGAGGGCTGTCAGCATGAATCAGACGACAGTGTTACATACTGTCCGTTGGTTGAGAGCTTGTCGAGCTCGTTTGGTTCTTGGAGGCATGTTATTTAACCCGAGACAGAGCGGCAACATATCATGTTTAACTATAGATATTATTGCAGTGCATGTTCACAAGTGCCCGTCCGTCGTGGTGATATCAGGGAATAGAGCACTTTCTGTAGATTCACTGGTTTGTTAGTGCATTCTGAACAATATGTGGGACTTGACACAACTGAAGGAAATCGAGCAGCTAATGAAATGGTTGACACAACTAATGAGGTGTTCAACGAAGTGTCTCATAATTAAGTTAAGATGTCACATCATGTCTACCCATCCTGCTTAAGTTGCAGAACGTATTCGTTCTACTAATTGAGTGTTATAACAGCGCTGGATGAtaaaaactgaatatatttctGGATTTGTTTCTGCACTAGGTCTCTGTCTGGGCGAATTGTCGGTGGCGTCTGGTGGTTCTTCACTTTGATCATCATCTCCTCCTACACTGCAAATCTGGCTGCTTTCCTGACAGTCGAGAGGATGGTGTCTCCCATTGAAAGTGCAGAAGACCTGGCTAAACAGACCGAGATCGCGTACGGGACTCTGGACTCTGGCTCCACTAAAGAGTTCTTTAGGGTGAGAGATAAACTCTAAAATATTCTGCACCCTCAGAAACAAGCGTTTAGACTTTAGGCTGTAAAGTGCAACTGACAAATCTGTCTTGAAGCGATATACAGTCAAAACTTCAGAGACcactagtaaaaaaaaatgttacattacaataACACTCAACGATTTGAGTGAAAAGTTGAATCTCTTAATCTCTCAGTTTTTAGTTTGTCCCCTGTTCTTTTCCTCCGATAGCAGCGTGCACTCGAGCTCGTATGGATTCCACAAGTATgctcattatcctgctgcagtAGAAAGTCAAACCCTGGCTGCACTAACGGTGTCTAATGGGGCAAAAATGCTCTTCAAAAACTGGATCATCAGGTTTGgcacaaacttgtggagtcctTGCCAGCTTGAGTGCAAACTGCCATTAAAGCAAAACGGGGAAAAAATACGAAGCTGttcttaaatgtatttacattctTCACCTTGTCAGTCAAATTGTTAGGCTGATATTATCATTCGTCTGGTGGTCTCAAACTTTCTGACTTTACTGAATATGACACTtttcatgtggaaaaaaagaaacctacCATCATCTAATAAATATTCTGGCATAATAAGAGTCATTAAAGGCTTTAAGGCAGTGAAACTCATATTAGCGTCACTGGAGGAGATAATGTGACTGGAATGTGACACAACCTGACTGTATTAACAGCAGGTGTCTCTTTCTTTATTGTCACTTTTCATTTCAGCGCTCAAAAATTGCCCTCTTTGACAAAATGTGGACATACATGCGCAGTGCAGAGccctctgtgtttgtgaaaaccACAGCCGAGGGGGTTCTGAGGGTCCGCAAGTCTAAGGGGAAGTACGCCTACTTGCTGGAGTCCACCATGAACGAGTACATCGAGCAGCGAAAGCCCTGCGACACCATGAAGGTGGGAGGCAACCTGGACTCCAAAGGCTACGGGATCGCCACGCCGAAAGGATCCTCATTAAGGTGGGTGGAATAGTATAACAATGTGTCCAATGTTGTTATAGTATCCCACCTACCCTGATGTAGCTTTGCTTATTTGTCTCTGGTTTGTATAAGGAGATGAGGTAAAGCCCCCTTCCCCTTCAAATTCTTTCAAAACCATTGCAATTTATTGTAAGTCGATAAATTGCAAACCAAAATGTTTAGTCATTTCTTAAATATTTGAGTAATCGACAAATTTGCTGTAATAATTTCTCCAGTCattactttaaaatgacttttattgatttataatGAGACTCATTCCCTCAGTCCAGGCTGGATTTCAGCTGGGATTTTAACACCTAATCTAATTAACTACTCTTATTAATAACATTTGGAACCTTCAATTCGGCCCTTTTTGCAATTGCTTCCTCCATTTAATCTAAATTTAGATTGGTCTCCTAGTCTCTCTGTCTAGCTCTGTCTTAGCTTATGtctttttctatgtttttataTATGCTTAACAATCTGCATTTGCTGTTCTGCTCTTTTTTCTAATATGATTAACTTTTGAATGATTGCTTAGTTTGAATGTTTATGATAAGATATTTAAGAAATGTTTAGATAAATGTCTCTTTAATGTCGTGTTTTTGCTAAACCCTTGCAGtacacttgtttttttaatgacctAATGAATGTTTCCTTTGTGGAAAGAAATTGGAAGTAATGCAAAATTGTTTACCGCGAGTTAAGTGTGGCACTGCTCGGGTTTCATTGTGTATTTAAGATGCATTGTCAAATGTTGATTAttgatatatgatatatattgaTAGCCTTATACATAGATTACCCCTCAATTGGATCAGTTGCACAAAAAAATCTCCCTCCATCCCCAAACGTAGGACATATATATTCTTACTGAATGGGTAGTTGGGTTAGATTGtgattttttaagaaaatgttgCATGTTTTTGACATATTCTCATGAGGTCTaaccattttttccccattactgctgttttgctgtctctcttttagTGGAGTCACTTGCCAGACACTGTTTTATGTATGTTGTGGATGTGAGTACGTTGCTGTAGCCACTAGTCCCCCCTAGTCTTAGcactctgtcctctctgttGTGTTACGGCTAAGCTCTGCCACCTTTGACAAACATTAATGTCACACTCACATTTGATTCTGATTACATAAGATAGCTATTTTATGATAGAACTACCCAATTACCATGAGAGGGGGGAAATAGAAGACatgaatctattttttttttctaagcagATATTTTTTCTTAATCTCTAAAATGAGGGAGTGATAGTCAGACAGTTGATAAGTGGCTCACCCTGTCTTACAAGTATGTTTTATCGTTTCAAGAAATGCGGTTAACCTCGCAGTACTAAAACTGAATGAGCAAGGCCTGTTGgacaaattgaaaaacaaatggtGGTACGACAAAGGAGAGTGCGGCAGCGGGGGAGGTGATTCCAAGGTCAGCCCCAGTGAGCAAAGTGATGGGTAACTCATTGCAACTCGCAAAAGTAAGCAGCAAACCAGCACAGGATCCCAATCCACACTGACAGCAGGCCAGTCACCTGCTGAATCAGCTGAGCAGCTAGCAAGCCTCAGCGGTGTTAATCACGGCACATACACATTCTGTAGCTCAGGTCTCCAAAGAAAGCGTAAGACCCGAGTTCAGCATTTTGGACTCAACCCATTGGCTCACTGCACACTGCACATGCAGTATATCTGTCGCCCTTGCTGCGTACTTCAGGCGATACGTTAATGCACATTTGGCTCTGCAAAACTCGCTTTTGCTTAGGCCAAATGGCGCATCAACGTCTATCGCCACTGCAacggaaagaagagaaagaaatgtaagaaaagagaatcaaagacagaaaaaaaaagtttaatcagtgtaaatgtaataataacataaaataacattgataatgttatttatgttattttccACGTGAAGAACGCCAGTAAACCTTGCAGTATTGAAACTCAGTGAGCAAGGCGTCTTAGACaagctgaaaaacaaatggTGGTACGATAAGGGTGAATGTGGAGCCAAGGACTCTGGAAGTAAGGTTAGTCGCTGCAGGTTCTATGTGATTCAAGCACACTCATGATTAT of the Sparus aurata chromosome 18, fSpaAur1.1, whole genome shotgun sequence genome contains:
- the gria2b gene encoding glutamate receptor 2b isoform X5, with translation MEKIVNLSVSVLLVLWGCALGGSPSVQIGGLFPRGADQEYSAFRIGMVQFGTLEFRLTPHIDNLEVANSFAVTNCFCSQFSRGVYAIFGFYDKKSVNTITSFCGTLHVSFITPSFPLDGNQQFIIQMRPDIKGPLLSLIEYYKWDKFAYLYDSDRGLTTLQVVLDTAAERKWQVTAINVGNLKDERKDEAYRSLFQDLENKKERRVILDCEQDKVKDIMEQVITIGRHVKGYHYIIANLGFIDGDLSKIQYGGANVSGFQIVDFDDPLVSKFDQRWEALEEKEYPGADSKIRYTSALTYDAVQVMTEAFRYLQKQRIDFTRRANNGDCLANPAVPWAQGVEIERALKQVRVEGLTGNIQFDQHGKRVNYSVNIMELKSNGPVKIGYWNEVDKMAVTKSDVFANDTTGMENKTVIVTTILEAPYVMLKKNADLFVDNERYEGYCVDLAAEIAKHCGFKYQLKIVGDGKYGARDAETKIWNGMVGELVYGKADIAVAPLTITLVREEVIDFSKPFMSLGISIMIKKPQKSKPGVFSFLDPLAYEIWMCIVFAYIGVSVVLFLVSRFSPYEWHTEEYEDGQIQTNESTNEFGIFNSLWFSLGAFMRQGCDISPRSLSGRIVGGVWWFFTLIIISSYTANLAAFLTVERMVSPIESAEDLAKQTEIAYGTLDSGSTKEFFRRSKIALFDKMWTYMRSAEPSVFVKTTAEGVLRVRKSKGKYAYLLESTMNEYIEQRKPCDTMKVGGNLDSKGYGIATPKGSSLRNAVNLAVLKLNEQGLLDKLKNKWWYDKGECGSGGGDSKNASKPCSIETQ
- the gria2b gene encoding glutamate receptor 2b isoform X1, producing MEKIVNLSVSVLLVLWGCALGGSPSVQIGGLFPRGADQEYSAFRIGMVQFGTLEFRLTPHIDNLEVANSFAVTNCFCSQFSRGVYAIFGFYDKKSVNTITSFCGTLHVSFITPSFPLDGNQQFIIQMRPDIKGPLLSLIEYYKWDKFAYLYDSDRGLTTLQVVLDTAAERKWQVTAINVGNLKDERKDEAYRSLFQDLENKKERRVILDCEQDKVKDIMEQVITIGRHVKGYHYIIANLGFIDGDLSKIQYGGANVSGFQIVDFDDPLVSKFDQRWEALEEKEYPGADSKIRYTSALTYDAVQVMTEAFRYLQKQRIDFTRRANNGDCLANPAVPWAQGVEIERALKQVRVEGLTGNIQFDQHGKRVNYSVNIMELKSNGPVKIGYWNEVDKMAVTKSDVFANDTTGMENKTVIVTTILEAPYVMLKKNADLFVDNERYEGYCVDLAAEIAKHCGFKYQLKIVGDGKYGARDAETKIWNGMVGELVYGKADIAVAPLTITLVREEVIDFSKPFMSLGISIMIKKPQKSKPGVFSFLDPLAYEIWMCIVFAYIGVSVVLFLVSRFSPYEWHTEEYEDGQIQTNESTNEFGIFNSLWFSLGAFMRQGCDISPRSLSGRIVGGVWWFFTLIIISSYTANLAAFLTVERMVSPIESAEDLAKQTEIAYGTLDSGSTKEFFRRSKIALFDKMWTYMRSAEPSVFVKTTAEGVLRVRKSKGKYAYLLESTMNEYIEQRKPCDTMKVGGNLDSKGYGIATPKGSSLRTPVNLAVLKLSEQGVLDKLKNKWWYDKGECGAKDSGSKEKTSALSLSNVAGVFYILVGGLGLAMLVALIEFCYKSRAEAKRMKMTFGDAMRNKARLSVTGSTGENGRVMTPEFPKAVHAVPYVRPDMGLNVSLTDLS
- the gria2b gene encoding glutamate receptor 2b isoform X4 — encoded protein: MEKIVNLSVSVLLVLWGCALGGSPSVQIGGLFPRGADQEYSAFRIGMVQFGTLEFRLTPHIDNLEVANSFAVTNCFCSQFSRGVYAIFGFYDKKSVNTITSFCGTLHVSFITPSFPLDGNQQFIIQMRPDIKGPLLSLIEYYKWDKFAYLYDSDRGLTTLQVVLDTAAERKWQVTAINVGNLKDERKDEAYRSLFQDLENKKERRVILDCEQDKVKDIMEQVITIGRHVKGYHYIIANLGFIDGDLSKIQYGGANVSGFQIVDFDDPLVSKFDQRWEALEEKEYPGADSKIRYTSALTYDAVQVMTEAFRYLQKQRIDFTRRANNGDCLANPAVPWAQGVEIERALKQVRVEGLTGNIQFDQHGKRVNYSVNIMELKSNGPVKIGYWNEVDKMAVTKSDVFANDTTGMENKTVIVTTILEAPYVMLKKNADLFVDNERYEGYCVDLAAEIAKHCGFKYQLKIVGDGKYGARDAETKIWNGMVGELVYGKADIAVAPLTITLVREEVIDFSKPFMSLGISIMIKKPQKSKPGVFSFLDPLAYEIWMCIVFAYIGVSVVLFLVSRFSPYEWHTEEYEDGQIQTNESTNEFGIFNSLWFSLGAFMRQGCDISPRSLSGRIVGGVWWFFTLIIISSYTANLAAFLTVERMVSPIESAEDLAKQTEIAYGTLDSGSTKEFFRRSKIALFDKMWTYMRSAEPSVFVKTTAEGVLRVRKSKGKYAYLLESTMNEYIEQRKPCDTMKVGGNLDSKGYGIATPKGSSLRNAVNLAVLKLNEQGLLDKLKNKWWYDKGECGSGGGDSKEKTSALSLSNVAGVFYILVGGLGLAMLVALIEFCYKSRAEAKRMKVAKNAQNINPTSSQNSQNFATYKEGYNVYGIESVKI
- the gria2b gene encoding glutamate receptor 2b isoform X2 translates to MEKIVNLSVSVLLVLWGCALGGSPSVQIGGLFPRGADQEYSAFRIGMVQFGTLEFRLTPHIDNLEVANSFAVTNCFCSQFSRGVYAIFGFYDKKSVNTITSFCGTLHVSFITPSFPLDGNQQFIIQMRPDIKGPLLSLIEYYKWDKFAYLYDSDRGLTTLQVVLDTAAERKWQVTAINVGNLKDERKDEAYRSLFQDLENKKERRVILDCEQDKVKDIMEQVITIGRHVKGYHYIIANLGFIDGDLSKIQYGGANVSGFQIVDFDDPLVSKFDQRWEALEEKEYPGADSKIRYTSALTYDAVQVMTEAFRYLQKQRIDFTRRANNGDCLANPAVPWAQGVEIERALKQVRVEGLTGNIQFDQHGKRVNYSVNIMELKSNGPVKIGYWNEVDKMAVTKSDVFANDTTGMENKTVIVTTILEAPYVMLKKNADLFVDNERYEGYCVDLAAEIAKHCGFKYQLKIVGDGKYGARDAETKIWNGMVGELVYGKADIAVAPLTITLVREEVIDFSKPFMSLGISIMIKKPQKSKPGVFSFLDPLAYEIWMCIVFAYIGVSVVLFLVSRFSPYEWHTEEYEDGQIQTNESTNEFGIFNSLWFSLGAFMRQGCDISPRSLSGRIVGGVWWFFTLIIISSYTANLAAFLTVERMVSPIESAEDLAKQTEIAYGTLDSGSTKEFFRRSKIALFDKMWTYMRSAEPSVFVKTTAEGVLRVRKSKGKYAYLLESTMNEYIEQRKPCDTMKVGGNLDSKGYGIATPKGSSLRNAVNLAVLKLNEQGLLDKLKNKWWYDKGECGSGGGDSKEKTSALSLSNVAGVFYILVGGLGLAMLVALIEFCYKSRAEAKRMKMTFGDAMRNKARLSVTGSTGENGRVMTPEFPKAVHAVPYVRPDMGLNVSLTDLS
- the gria2b gene encoding glutamate receptor 2b isoform X3 — protein: MEKIVNLSVSVLLVLWGCALGGSPSVQIGGLFPRGADQEYSAFRIGMVQFGTLEFRLTPHIDNLEVANSFAVTNCFCSQFSRGVYAIFGFYDKKSVNTITSFCGTLHVSFITPSFPLDGNQQFIIQMRPDIKGPLLSLIEYYKWDKFAYLYDSDRGLTTLQVVLDTAAERKWQVTAINVGNLKDERKDEAYRSLFQDLENKKERRVILDCEQDKVKDIMEQVITIGRHVKGYHYIIANLGFIDGDLSKIQYGGANVSGFQIVDFDDPLVSKFDQRWEALEEKEYPGADSKIRYTSALTYDAVQVMTEAFRYLQKQRIDFTRRANNGDCLANPAVPWAQGVEIERALKQVRVEGLTGNIQFDQHGKRVNYSVNIMELKSNGPVKIGYWNEVDKMAVTKSDVFANDTTGMENKTVIVTTILEAPYVMLKKNADLFVDNERYEGYCVDLAAEIAKHCGFKYQLKIVGDGKYGARDAETKIWNGMVGELVYGKADIAVAPLTITLVREEVIDFSKPFMSLGISIMIKKPQKSKPGVFSFLDPLAYEIWMCIVFAYIGVSVVLFLVSRFSPYEWHTEEYEDGQIQTNESTNEFGIFNSLWFSLGAFMRQGCDISPRSLSGRIVGGVWWFFTLIIISSYTANLAAFLTVERMVSPIESAEDLAKQTEIAYGTLDSGSTKEFFRRSKIALFDKMWTYMRSAEPSVFVKTTAEGVLRVRKSKGKYAYLLESTMNEYIEQRKPCDTMKVGGNLDSKGYGIATPKGSSLRTPVNLAVLKLSEQGVLDKLKNKWWYDKGECGAKDSGSKEKTSALSLSNVAGVFYILVGGLGLAMLVALIEFCYKSRAEAKRMKVAKNAQNINPTSSQNSQNFATYKEGYNVYGIESVKI